Proteins from a genomic interval of Antedon mediterranea chromosome 5, ecAntMedi1.1, whole genome shotgun sequence:
- the LOC140050194 gene encoding rab proteins geranylgeranyltransferase component A 2-like — protein MDDLPTEYDEIIIGTGLQESILGAGLARIGRAVLQIDRNEYYGGDWATFNLNGLETWIESNRQNESNDNDDVMSVSADLLEDGERIVYLPRYGDTVSNLEVQWFVSEGEPVPERRRLFNRLPEAPAVSPDLPGDGAPPEDNDDSQQVPVPQEGANLPEEPVANMAEPQSADVPTMADQSNALENVEDGSIGSSTDAGVFSAQPEDSNDVSDAEALAQDAAEESVPAASTQDAEKEPAAAAPTQDAASETVDPVPQESPGVEAAAGEPVAVDPAAVDGVSDGNEINEPRKQWTQNLIKHEWRKFNIDLSPKLMFCRGSLIEALIESRVSRYAEFKAITRTLTFINGKIEKVPCSRADVFSSKYVTMLEKRILMKFIEFCLHYQERQLEYEEYLNKPFVEFLKFKKLTSTLQHFVIHSIAMVTQDTLTEDGLKATHHFLKSLGRYGNTAFLWTLYGSGELPQCFCRMCAVFNGIYMLRCTGKGLIVDAENKCKGIISSDGRRLICKNIIMDHSYRPSLASAATTSLVSRAVFMTDRSIWPTGQEEISLLTVPPLEGSPQTIQVIELPYGTYACPKDLFIIHLTCKSHHKTAKEDFQQVCKLLFQPTDSEDDANCTKPRIIWSMYFNMVDMTGVEEEELKEGLPGNTEVTSGPGCSIGYEHAVQQAKSIFERLCPGEDFLPAVPDPDDIIIENQSHDNPGHKPGFEDNASENNEESKTPQNEDIKSPENEDICKENKEKPQDESGEKIDTGTIEGMTEELSIEEKKANTSEINAEKECDNTFDENS, from the exons ATGGATGACTTGCCTACTGAATATGACGAAATTATAATAGGAACAG gTTTACAGGAAAGCATCCTTGGGGCTGGACTGGCCAGGATAGGTCGAGCAGTTCTTCAAATTGACAG AAATGAGTATTATGGCGGTGATTGGGCGACCTTTAACCTAAATGGATTAGAAACATGGATTGAATCCAACCGCCAG AATGAATCTAATGATAACGACGATGTCATGTCTGTTTCTGCGGACTTACTGGAAGATGGAGAGAGAATAGTGTACTTACCAAGATATGGcgatacagtatcaaatttagAGGTTCAATGGTTTGTTAG tgAGGGAGAACCAGTTCCAGAAAGACGAAGACTTTTTAACAGACTTCCTGAAGCACCTGCAGTATCTCCAGACTTGCCTGGAGATGGTGCTCCTCCAGAAGATAATGATGATTCACAACAGGTACCAGTGCCTCAAGAGGGAGCCAACCTGCCAGAGGAACCAGTAGCAAATATGGCAGAACCTCAATCTGCAGATGTTCCCACAATGGCAGATCAATCTAATGCATTAGAGAATGTGGAAGATGGCAGTATTGGTAGTTCTACAGATGCTGGTGTTTTCTCTGCACAGCCAGAGGATTCCAATGATGTAAGTGATGCTGAAGCTCTTGCACAGGATGCTGCAGAGGAATCTGTACCAGCAGCATCAACACAGGATGCTGAAAAGGAACCTGCAGCAGCAGCACCAACACAGGATGCAGCATCAGAAACAGTAGATCCAGTTCCACAAGAGTCTCCAGGTGTGGAAGCCGCAGCAGGAGAACCTGTAGCAGTAGACCCTGCAGCAGTAGATGGTGTCAGCGATGGCAATGAAATTAATGAACCCAGAAAACAATGGACACAAAATCTTATAAAACATGAATGGAGAAAGTTTAACATTGATCTTTCACCAAAG CTGATGTTTTGTAGGGGTTCGTTAATTGAAGCCTTGATTGAGTCCAGAGTCAGCCGCTATGCTGAATTCAAAGCTATAACAAGGACATTGACATTTATCAATGGAAAAATAGAAAAG GTTCCATGTTCTAGAGCTGATGTATTCAGTAGCAAATATGTGACAATGTTAGAGAAAAGAATACTGATGAAGTTTATAgaattttgtttacactatcaagaAAGACAATTAGAATATGAAG AATATTTGAACAAACCATTTGTAGAGTTTTTAAAGTTCAAGAAGCTTACCAGCACATTACAGCATTTTGTTATACACTCCATTGCCATGGTAACGCAAGATACACTAACAGAAGAT gggTTGAAGGCCACGCATCATTTCTTGAAATCACTTGGTCGCTATGGCAATACAGCATTTCTATGGACGCTCTATGGAAGTGGAGAGCTCCCTCAATGTTTCTGTAGAATGTGTGCTGTTTTTAATGGAATCTATATGTTACGATGTACAGGGAAAGGACTGATTGTTGATGCCGAAAATAA ATGTAAAGGCATCATCAGCTCAGATGGAAGAAGATTGATCTGCAAGAATATTATTATGGATCACAGCTACAGGCCATCGCTGGCGTCTGCTGCCACTACCTC ACTTGTTTCCAGAGCAGTGTTTATGACTGACCGATCTATATGGCCAACCGGTCAAGAGGAG ATATCTTTACTGACTGTTCCTCCACTTGAAGGGAGCCCTCAAACTATCCAAGTTATTGAGCTTCCGTATGGTACTTATGCGTGTCCAAAGGATTTAT ttaTAATACACCTGACATGCAAATCACACCATAAGACTGCAAAAGAAGACTTCCAGCAAGTCTGTAAGCTACTATTCCAGCCTACAGACTCTGAAGATGATGCTAACTGCACTAAGCCTAGGATTATTTGGAGTATGTACTTCAACATGGTTGATATGACTGGCGTTGAAGAGGAGGAGTTAAAAGAAGGGCTTCCTGGTAACACAGAGGTAACCAGTGGGCCTGGCTGCAGTATAGGCTATGAACATGCTGTTCAACAG gCCAAAAGCATTTTTGAAAGACTTTGTCCAGGGGAGGATTTCTTACCTGCTGTACCAGACcctgatgacatcatcatagaAAACCAGTCACATGACAATCCAGGTCACAAG CCCGGGTTTGAAGACAATGCATCTGAAAATAATGAAGAAAGCAAGACTCCACAAAATGAAGATATCAAATCACCAGAAAATGAAGATATATGTAAAGAGAATAAAGAAAAACCACAAGATGAAAGTGGTGAGAAAATTGATACAGGAACGATAGAAGGAATGACAGAAGAATTAAGTATAGAAGAAAAGAAGGCAAATACATCTGAAATAAATGCAGAAAAAGAGTGTGACAACACTTTCGATGAAAATTCATAA